A genomic region of Devosia ginsengisoli contains the following coding sequences:
- a CDS encoding sugar ABC transporter ATP-binding protein, whose protein sequence is MTDPILTLSGISKSFPGVRALHDVALELYAGEVTALIGENGAGKSTLVKVMTGIYQPDAGEISVAGQVVSLPTAHSASAVGITAIHQETVLFDELTVAENIYLGHAPRTLLGLIDWRKMRAEAQETLDSMAAGIDAGIKLKELGIAKKHLVAVARALSIDAQVVIMDEPTAALSQKEIEELYVLIDLLKQDGKAILFISHKFDEIYRIADRYTVFRDGEQVGKGLIRETSQSEIVRLMVGRSVEQIFPARQAAIGAVVLEARGLSHPTEFDDVSFAVRKGEILGFYGLVGAGRSEVMQAVFGLTPTSAGTLTLEGAAIAPKSPADAVEAGIVYVPEERGKQGVITGEPIFKNVSLPSLGKTSKSGFLRMAEEFALARTYTERLDLRASSLSQNVSTLSGGNQQKVVIAKWLATLPKVIILDEPTKGIDIGSKAAVHEFMGELVAQGLSVIMVSSELPEVLGMSDRIVVMREGRVVDTLENAELKPETLVRLAAGIAEEHAA, encoded by the coding sequence ATGACCGACCCCATCCTCACGCTATCAGGCATATCCAAGAGCTTTCCCGGTGTGCGGGCGCTGCATGATGTGGCGCTGGAGCTTTATGCCGGCGAGGTGACGGCGCTGATCGGGGAGAACGGGGCGGGCAAGTCGACCCTGGTCAAGGTGATGACCGGGATTTACCAGCCTGACGCCGGGGAAATTTCGGTGGCCGGGCAGGTGGTGAGCCTGCCGACGGCGCATTCTGCTTCGGCGGTGGGGATTACCGCCATCCATCAGGAAACGGTGCTGTTCGACGAGCTGACGGTGGCCGAGAATATCTATCTGGGCCATGCGCCGCGCACGCTTCTGGGGCTGATCGACTGGCGCAAGATGCGCGCCGAGGCGCAGGAAACGCTGGATTCCATGGCGGCTGGCATCGATGCCGGCATCAAGCTCAAGGAATTGGGCATCGCCAAGAAGCATCTGGTGGCGGTGGCGCGGGCGCTGAGCATCGACGCGCAGGTCGTGATCATGGACGAGCCGACCGCGGCGCTGAGCCAGAAGGAAATCGAGGAGCTTTACGTGCTCATCGACCTGCTCAAGCAGGATGGCAAGGCGATCCTGTTCATCTCCCACAAATTCGATGAGATCTACCGCATTGCCGACCGCTACACCGTGTTCCGCGATGGCGAGCAGGTGGGTAAGGGGCTGATCCGGGAGACCAGCCAGAGCGAGATCGTGCGGCTGATGGTGGGCCGCTCGGTGGAGCAGATTTTCCCGGCACGGCAGGCCGCTATCGGGGCGGTAGTGCTGGAGGCCAGGGGGCTGAGCCATCCGACCGAGTTCGATGACGTGTCCTTTGCAGTGCGCAAGGGCGAGATATTGGGTTTTTATGGGCTTGTCGGCGCAGGCCGCTCGGAAGTGATGCAGGCGGTGTTTGGGCTGACGCCGACCTCCGCTGGTACCCTGACGCTGGAGGGCGCGGCGATTGCGCCGAAATCGCCGGCCGATGCGGTGGAGGCCGGCATCGTCTATGTGCCCGAGGAACGGGGCAAGCAGGGGGTGATTACCGGCGAGCCGATTTTCAAGAATGTGTCGCTGCCCTCGCTGGGCAAGACCAGCAAATCCGGCTTTTTGCGCATGGCCGAGGAATTCGCGCTGGCGCGGACCTATACCGAGCGGCTGGACCTGCGCGCCTCGTCGCTGAGCCAGAACGTGTCGACCCTGTCGGGCGGCAATCAGCAGAAGGTGGTGATCGCCAAGTGGCTGGCAACACTACCAAAAGTGATCATTCTCGATGAGCCGACCAAGGGCATCGATATCGGGTCCAAGGCCGCCGTGCATGAATTCATGGGGGAACTGGTGGCGCAGGGGCTGAGCGTGATCATGGTCTCGTCCGAATTGCCCGAAGTGCTAGGCATGAGCGACCGCATCGTGGTGATGCGCGAGGGCAGGGTGGTCGATACGCTCGAGAATGCCGAGCTCAAGCCGGAAACGCTGGTGCGGCTGGCGGCGGGTATTGCCGAGGAGCATGCGGCATGA
- a CDS encoding ABC transporter permease, with amino-acid sequence MNRLLKHREIFLFLAILLVLVLVTARFPRFAQPGNLLTIFNDTSILMMLALGQMAVILTRSIDLSMASNLALTGMVVAMTNAAFPGIPIPLLIAGCVVVGAALGAFNGILVWKLDIPPIVVTLGTLTIFRGLVFVISGGAWVNAAQMSPDFIGLQRAVLLGLPLLSWFAIVVAALFWVLMTRTPLGRALYAVGVNPTASVYTGIDVGKTKFYAFVIAGAVAGLCGYLWISRYVIASVEVAGGYELTIIAACVIGGVSIAGGIGSVAGVLLGAIFLGVINNALPVINISPFWQMAISGTAILLAVVLNARGERRRGRVILKTAEGV; translated from the coding sequence ATGAACCGGCTGCTGAAGCATCGGGAAATCTTCCTGTTTCTTGCTATTTTGCTCGTGCTTGTCCTGGTGACGGCGCGCTTCCCGCGCTTTGCCCAGCCGGGGAACCTGCTGACCATTTTCAATGACACATCCATCCTGATGATGCTGGCTCTGGGGCAGATGGCTGTCATCCTGACGCGGTCGATCGACCTGTCCATGGCGTCGAACCTGGCACTGACGGGCATGGTGGTCGCCATGACCAATGCGGCTTTTCCGGGCATACCGATCCCGCTGCTGATTGCGGGCTGCGTGGTGGTTGGCGCGGCGCTTGGGGCGTTCAATGGCATTCTGGTGTGGAAGCTCGATATTCCGCCCATCGTGGTGACCTTGGGCACGCTGACCATTTTTCGCGGGCTGGTCTTCGTGATTTCGGGTGGTGCCTGGGTCAATGCGGCGCAGATGAGCCCTGACTTCATCGGGCTGCAACGCGCGGTGTTGCTCGGCCTGCCGCTGCTGAGCTGGTTTGCCATCGTGGTGGCCGCGCTGTTCTGGGTGCTGATGACGCGGACGCCGCTGGGGCGGGCGCTCTATGCGGTCGGCGTCAACCCGACGGCCTCGGTCTATACCGGCATCGATGTGGGCAAGACCAAGTTCTATGCTTTCGTCATCGCCGGGGCGGTGGCGGGACTGTGCGGGTATCTGTGGATCTCGCGCTATGTGATCGCCTCGGTGGAAGTGGCCGGCGGGTATGAGCTGACCATCATCGCGGCCTGCGTGATCGGGGGCGTGTCGATTGCCGGGGGCATCGGCAGCGTGGCGGGCGTGCTGCTGGGGGCGATCTTCCTCGGCGTCATCAACAATGCGCTGCCGGTGATCAATATTTCCCCGTTCTGGCAGATGGCGATTTCGGGCACAGCGATTTTGCTGGCCGTGGTGCTCAATGCGCGCGGCGAGCGGCGCAGGGGGCGGGTGATTTTGAAGACGGCGGAGGGGGTGTGA
- a CDS encoding endonuclease domain-containing protein, with translation MGIERARELRKRMPAPEARLWNALRELRPLGFHFRRQVPLGRYYADFACHARRLVVEVDGDTHGTDAAVSHDAHRDRFIASQGYRVIRIGNGDVMGNLDGVLTTILSALNQPPPSFPPHKGEGSLAGGSEDITS, from the coding sequence TTGGGCATTGAGCGGGCAAGGGAATTGCGCAAGCGGATGCCGGCGCCGGAAGCTAGGCTCTGGAACGCATTGCGCGAACTACGCCCACTTGGCTTTCATTTTCGCCGGCAGGTTCCCCTGGGGCGGTATTATGCCGACTTCGCCTGCCATGCGCGCCGGCTGGTGGTTGAGGTCGATGGCGATACGCATGGGACTGACGCGGCGGTGAGCCATGATGCCCACCGCGACCGATTCATTGCTTCGCAGGGCTATCGCGTCATTCGCATCGGCAATGGCGACGTCATGGGCAATCTCGATGGCGTCCTGACAACAATTCTTTCAGCGCTCAACCAACCCCCACCCTCATTCCCTCCCCACAAGGGGGAGGGAAGCCTGGCCGGTGGGTCGGAAGATATTACGTCATGA
- a CDS encoding ABC transporter permease, translating to MTDTSLHRSLPDRLDKPLKSAVLSWESLLVLVALGIFILNSFASPYFLNAWSLSDLTFNFTEKALIALAMALLIISGEIDLSVAAIIALASTMMGLALQYGADTPVLVAVGVGVGIACGAFNGFLVTGLKLPSIVVTIGTMSLFRGIAFIILGDQSFKGYPKSFSWFGQGYVWWVISFELVLFLVCAVIYWVLLHRTNFGRRIFAIGNNDVAARFSGVRVERIKFILFCLTGLMSGMAAVLLTARLGSTRPSIAEGFELEAITMVVLGGVSILGGAGSILGVVLAALIVGLVTFGLGLLNVPGIVMTIFTGSLLIVVIALPILFRMWRQRA from the coding sequence ATGACCGACACCTCCCTCCACCGCAGTCTCCCCGACCGGCTCGACAAGCCGCTAAAATCGGCCGTCCTGAGCTGGGAGAGCCTGCTTGTGCTGGTGGCATTGGGGATTTTCATTCTCAATTCCTTCGCTTCGCCCTATTTCCTCAATGCCTGGAGCCTCTCCGATCTCACCTTCAACTTCACCGAGAAGGCACTGATCGCGCTGGCCATGGCGCTGCTGATCATTTCGGGGGAGATCGACCTGTCGGTGGCGGCGATCATCGCGCTGGCGTCCACAATGATGGGGTTGGCGCTGCAATATGGGGCGGATACGCCGGTGCTGGTGGCGGTGGGCGTAGGCGTGGGTATTGCCTGCGGGGCGTTCAACGGGTTCCTGGTGACGGGGCTGAAGCTGCCATCCATCGTGGTGACTATCGGCACGATGAGCCTGTTTCGCGGCATTGCCTTCATCATCCTGGGGGACCAGAGCTTCAAGGGCTATCCCAAGAGCTTTTCCTGGTTCGGGCAGGGTTATGTCTGGTGGGTGATCTCGTTCGAGCTGGTGCTGTTTCTGGTCTGCGCCGTGATCTATTGGGTGCTGCTGCACCGCACTAATTTCGGGCGGCGCATCTTCGCTATCGGGAATAACGATGTGGCGGCGCGGTTTTCCGGGGTGCGGGTGGAGCGGATCAAGTTCATCCTGTTCTGCCTGACCGGGCTGATGAGCGGCATGGCCGCCGTGCTGCTGACGGCGCGGTTGGGGTCGACGCGGCCGTCGATTGCCGAGGGGTTCGAACTGGAGGCCATTACCATGGTGGTGCTGGGCGGGGTGTCGATCCTGGGCGGGGCAGGGTCCATTCTCGGCGTGGTGCTGGCGGCCCTGATCGTCGGGCTGGTGACGTTCGGGCTGGGGCTGCTCAATGTGCCGGGGATCGTGATGACCATTTTCACCGGCTCGCTGCTGATCGTGGTGATCGCGCTGCCGATCCTGTTCCGCATGTGGAGGCAAAGGGCATGA
- the rhaM gene encoding L-rhamnose mutarotase encodes MIEDGGYEKHAFKMQLNPGMAEEYRKRHDAIFPELVDLLHEAGVKDYSIHLDEETGILFGVLWRRKDHTMDDLPNTEVMQRWWAHMADVMATNAKNEPVSTDLVPMFWMK; translated from the coding sequence ATGATCGAGGATGGCGGCTACGAGAAACACGCCTTCAAGATGCAGCTCAATCCCGGCATGGCGGAAGAATATCGCAAGCGCCATGACGCGATTTTCCCCGAACTGGTGGACCTGCTGCATGAAGCGGGGGTGAAGGACTATTCGATCCATCTGGACGAAGAGACGGGCATTCTGTTCGGCGTGCTGTGGCGGCGCAAGGACCACACGATGGACGATCTGCCCAACACCGAGGTCATGCAGCGCTGGTGGGCGCATATGGCCGATGTGATGGCGACCAACGCGAAGAACGAGCCGGTCTCCACGGACCTCGTGCCGATGTTCTGGATGAAGTGA